ATGTGTTGCGTCTGCCCGATTCGGAGAACTGGCTGGTCGACCAGATCGCCAACGCGGCTGAGGGGTCCGGCCGGCCTGCGCTGACCGTCGGGGTGATCGGTGGCCGAGGCGGATCCGGTGCATCCACCCTGGCTTGTGCGCTGGCGGTGACGGCGGCGAGGACCGGGCGGCGGACCATGCTGATCGACGGCGATCCGCTCGGCGGCGGCATCGACGTGCTGCTCGGTGGGGAGCGGGTCGAGGGGATGAGGTGGCCTGATTTCGCCCATTCCAAGGGGCGGGTCGGTGGCGGGGCACTGGAGGAATCGTTGCCCGCGCTGCACGGGCTGCGAGTCCTCAGCTGGGGCCGTGACGACTGGGTGGTCATTCCGCCGCAGGCCATGCGGGCGGTCCTTGGCGCTGCGCGCAGGCTCGGCGGAGTGGTGGTGGTGGATCTGCCACGCCGGATCGACGAGGCGGTGGCCGAGGCGCTGGCGCAGCTGGACCTCGGGCTTCTGGTGGTGCCCGGGGAGCTGCGGGCGGTCGCTGCGGCGAAGCGGGTGGCGTCGATGGCCGGGATGGTGTTGGAGGACCTCCGCGTGGTGGCGCGCGGACCGTACGCATCCGGGCTCGACGAACAGTGGGTGGCGCACGCCATGGGGCTTCCACTCGCTGGTGAACTCCCGTTGGAGCCGGGGCTGCTTGCCGAACAGGACATGGGTGAGCCACCCGGTGGAAGCCCCCGTGGGTCCCTGGCCAGGTTCTGTTCGGCCTTCTGGGACCGGGCACTTGCGGGCGAGACGGCACGGGGACCGGCCACCAAGGGAGGTGTGTCATGACCGAGGCCCTGCTCGACGCGGTGCGGCAGCGGCTGGCGGAGAGTGGTGTGGCGCCGACGCCGGCTGGGGTGGCGGCCGCGCTGAGGGCCCAGGGGCGGTTGCTCGGGGACATCGAAGTGCTGGGTGCGGCAGACGAGTTGCGTGGCGAGCTGATCGGGACCGGCGTGCTGGAGCCGCTGCTTGCCGATCCAGCGGTCACGGATGTGCTGGTGTCCGCACCCGACCGAGTGTGGGTGGACCGGGGCCGCGGGCTCGAACTCACCTCGGTCGCCTTCGCAGACGCGGCGGCGGTCCGCAGGCTGGCGCAGCGGCTGGCGGCCGTTGCGGGAAGGCGCCTGGACGACGCCAGGCCTTGGGCGGACGCCCGCCTTCCGGACGGGACCCGGATGCATGCCGTGCTGCCGCCGGTCTCGGTCGGATCGACGTGCCTGTCGCTCCGGGTGGTCCGGCCCAAGGCCTTCTCGCTGCGGGAGCTCGTTGC
This genomic interval from Streptomyces sp. NBC_00464 contains the following:
- the ssd gene encoding septum site-determining protein Ssd, coding for MTEDVELLDDLLRLCAAAGAEPEVHHTLPDRRGGWEQAPMVLVGDDAAARCRGAARRRGVMLVGRDQDAPDVWRRAVEIGAEYVLRLPDSENWLVDQIANAAEGSGRPALTVGVIGGRGGSGASTLACALAVTAARTGRRTMLIDGDPLGGGIDVLLGGERVEGMRWPDFAHSKGRVGGGALEESLPALHGLRVLSWGRDDWVVIPPQAMRAVLGAARRLGGVVVVDLPRRIDEAVAEALAQLDLGLLVVPGELRAVAAAKRVASMAGMVLEDLRVVARGPYASGLDEQWVAHAMGLPLAGELPLEPGLLAEQDMGEPPGGSPRGSLARFCSAFWDRALAGETARGPATKGGVS